From Flavobacterium lipolyticum, one genomic window encodes:
- a CDS encoding helix-turn-helix domain-containing protein: MSSNIKITRICDFCKEEFTARTTKTLYCSLKCGSRAYKSRTRQSKITESNRQTEIAKNPNLEIVKTKDFISVNQASLLFGISRRTIYRIISRGELDIAKFGTRTVIRRCDMDSFFSIPLEESLLRPIQEFPGLANCYNITQIQQKFGISPGGLYTLIQKHGIAKYAIGKFNYVAKKDIDILFNVERI; the protein is encoded by the coding sequence ATGAGTTCAAACATTAAGATTACCAGAATCTGCGATTTCTGTAAAGAAGAATTTACAGCGCGCACCACAAAAACGCTCTATTGCTCGCTTAAATGCGGTTCCAGAGCCTACAAATCAAGAACAAGGCAGTCAAAAATTACAGAAAGTAACAGACAGACTGAAATTGCCAAAAATCCTAATCTTGAAATAGTTAAAACCAAGGATTTCATTAGCGTGAATCAGGCAAGCCTTCTCTTTGGAATAAGCAGGAGGACCATTTACAGAATTATCTCTAGAGGAGAGCTTGATATCGCCAAGTTTGGAACAAGAACGGTTATTCGAAGATGTGATATGGATAGCTTTTTCTCCATTCCACTGGAGGAATCTTTACTAAGGCCTATTCAAGAATTTCCAGGACTTGCCAATTGTTATAATATAACACAAATTCAACAGAAGTTTGGAATATCACCCGGAGGGCTTTATACGCTCATTCAAAAGCATGGAATAGCCAAGTATGCAATAGGAAAGTTTAATTACGTTGCGAAAAAAGATATTGATATTTTATTTAATGTAGAAAGAATATGA
- a CDS encoding IS3 family transposase: MKKYERSFKVYAVKLSYGRGKGQIENLEKELGITRGCLNRWRKDFKKFGKGSFCGGGYLKLTPEQALITNLEKKLKESQHTLEILKSGSKYVSQGKAMIKQFIENNKSKFSILKICTVLEVSRSTYYWRKKHEPTNTKIRVNLLKEEITAIFYEFKHTYGCIKITKELEKRGFKIHSSRVSLYMKMLGLRRKVKRKYKVTTDSTHNHYVSPNVLNREFRVNEPSKAWVSDITHIQTTNGYLYLTIVMDLFDRKIIGWSLGDRLSTKQTTLPAWEMAVKNRKIAKDLIFHSDRGVQYANKIFTGTLDSYKCVRRSMSRRQSHYDNAVSESFFNSFKAELINGNKLLPRNQMKMKVYEYIENWYNKKRRHSFLGYKTIEEFDKINNLI, translated from the coding sequence ATGAAAAAATACGAACGTTCTTTTAAAGTATATGCGGTTAAATTAAGTTATGGCAGAGGAAAGGGGCAAATTGAAAATCTTGAAAAAGAGCTGGGGATAACTCGAGGTTGTTTAAATAGATGGCGGAAAGACTTTAAAAAATTTGGAAAAGGAAGTTTTTGTGGAGGTGGTTACTTAAAATTAACTCCTGAACAAGCCTTAATTACTAATCTTGAAAAAAAGCTCAAAGAATCACAGCATACACTGGAAATTTTAAAAAGTGGAAGTAAATACGTTTCTCAAGGAAAAGCAATGATTAAACAATTCATTGAAAACAATAAATCTAAATTCTCAATTTTAAAGATATGTACCGTGTTAGAAGTGTCGAGAAGTACATATTACTGGAGAAAAAAACATGAACCTACAAATACGAAAATTCGAGTAAATTTATTAAAAGAGGAAATTACAGCTATATTTTATGAATTTAAACATACGTATGGTTGCATAAAAATTACTAAAGAACTTGAAAAGAGGGGATTTAAAATACACAGCTCGCGAGTATCACTATATATGAAAATGCTGGGACTTCGAAGAAAAGTCAAAAGAAAATATAAGGTCACAACTGATTCAACTCATAATCATTATGTATCTCCAAATGTATTAAATAGAGAATTTAGAGTTAATGAACCTTCTAAAGCTTGGGTTTCCGATATTACACACATACAAACAACGAACGGCTATCTATACCTTACCATTGTTATGGATTTATTTGACAGGAAAATCATTGGATGGAGTTTAGGCGATCGATTGAGCACTAAACAAACTACCTTGCCTGCTTGGGAAATGGCGGTTAAAAACAGGAAAATTGCTAAAGACTTAATTTTTCATTCTGATAGAGGTGTTCAATATGCCAATAAAATTTTCACCGGTACTTTAGACTCCTATAAATGTGTTCGGCGTAGTATGAGTCGGAGACAAAGTCATTATGATAATGCCGTTTCTGAAAGTTTTTTCAATTCTTTTAAAGCTGAGTTAATTAATGGAAATAAACTCCTACCGAGGAACCAGATGAAAATGAAAGTATATGAATACATTGAAAATTGGTACAATAAAAAAAGAAGACATTCATTCTTAGGTTACAAGACGATCGAAGAGTTTGATAAAATTAATAATTTAATCTAA
- a CDS encoding OmpA family protein, giving the protein MKNFILFCLTILCFLPSNTYSQQKKVIAADKKYNSYAYIDAIKTYERLAEKGYSSEDMLKKLGNSLYFNSEFEKAAKWYGKLFAMNVEIEPEYYYRYAQSLKSTGDVVKANQMLDLFNQKAGNDRRGKLYEEDKNYIDEIKANTGIYKISDPGINSKYSDYGTAFYNNKIVFTSARDTGSLGQRKHKWTNESFTNLYESDIDQDFKAEKPKKIQSKINSKYHESTPVFTKDGKTVYFTRNNYINDKKGKDGTNTTLIKIYKATFENGDWVNITELPFDSNDYSTAHPALSPDEKTLYFASDMPGTFGQSDIFKVSINSNGGFGTPVNLGKSINTEGKETFPYITDENEIYFASDGHPGLGGLDVFSGKINENGVSDIQNIGADINSVRDDFAFIIDTKSQRGFFSSNREGGKGADDIYEFLRTKKVTCTQELYGVITDVGTGEILPNTKLTLFDSQFNVVGTTYSDESGNYTFSVECLKTYHVRAEKEKYLTKELSVTVSNETGKTNLPITLEKLGCTVTIGDDLAKCFGIKMIYFALDKSDIRAEAVLDLEKILDVLKQYPEMKLDIRSHTDSRQTHKYNEGLSDRRAKSTIKWLVQNGINPSRLEGKGYGETQLINGCSDGVKCTEEEHQANRRSEFIVVAL; this is encoded by the coding sequence ATGAAAAATTTTATACTCTTTTGCCTCACAATACTATGTTTTTTGCCATCAAACACTTATTCGCAACAGAAGAAAGTAATTGCTGCGGATAAAAAATACAATAGTTACGCTTATATCGATGCCATTAAAACATATGAACGTTTAGCCGAAAAAGGATACAGCTCTGAAGACATGCTTAAGAAACTGGGGAACTCCTTGTATTTCAATTCAGAATTTGAAAAAGCTGCAAAATGGTATGGTAAATTATTTGCCATGAATGTGGAAATAGAACCGGAATACTACTATCGTTATGCACAATCATTAAAATCTACCGGCGATGTGGTCAAAGCCAATCAGATGCTTGATTTGTTCAATCAAAAAGCAGGAAATGACAGACGAGGTAAACTTTATGAAGAGGATAAGAATTATATTGATGAAATTAAAGCCAATACAGGCATCTATAAAATTAGCGATCCCGGAATAAATAGTAAATACTCCGATTACGGGACTGCATTTTATAACAACAAGATTGTTTTTACTTCGGCCAGAGATACGGGTAGTTTGGGACAACGCAAGCACAAATGGACCAACGAAAGTTTTACCAATCTGTACGAATCGGATATAGATCAGGATTTTAAAGCGGAGAAACCGAAAAAGATTCAGTCCAAAATAAATTCGAAGTATCACGAATCTACACCAGTGTTTACAAAGGATGGAAAAACAGTGTATTTTACACGAAACAACTACATTAATGATAAAAAAGGGAAAGATGGAACGAACACTACCTTGATTAAAATATACAAGGCCACGTTTGAAAATGGAGATTGGGTAAATATCACAGAACTTCCATTCGACAGTAACGACTATAGTACCGCACATCCCGCATTGAGTCCGGATGAGAAAACATTATATTTTGCATCAGATATGCCCGGAACATTTGGACAATCGGATATTTTCAAAGTTAGTATCAATAGTAATGGAGGATTCGGTACTCCGGTTAATCTGGGGAAAAGTATCAATACGGAGGGAAAAGAAACATTCCCTTATATTACAGATGAAAATGAAATCTATTTTGCTTCAGACGGACATCCCGGTCTTGGAGGCTTGGATGTTTTTAGTGGAAAAATCAATGAAAACGGTGTAAGTGATATTCAAAATATTGGCGCAGATATCAATTCAGTGCGGGATGATTTTGCTTTTATAATCGACACCAAATCTCAAAGAGGTTTTTTCTCCTCCAATAGAGAAGGAGGGAAGGGGGCTGATGATATTTATGAATTTTTGAGAACAAAAAAGGTAACTTGTACTCAGGAATTGTATGGTGTAATAACTGATGTTGGCACCGGCGAAATTTTACCAAACACCAAATTAACCTTATTTGATAGCCAGTTTAATGTAGTAGGAACAACTTATTCAGATGAATCCGGTAACTATACTTTCTCTGTCGAGTGTTTGAAAACGTACCATGTGAGGGCTGAAAAAGAGAAATATTTGACTAAGGAATTAAGCGTTACCGTATCAAATGAAACAGGAAAAACAAACTTGCCAATTACCCTTGAAAAATTAGGATGTACGGTAACAATTGGCGATGATTTAGCGAAATGTTTTGGCATAAAAATGATCTACTTTGCCTTAGATAAATCAGACATCAGAGCGGAGGCAGTACTGGATCTTGAGAAAATTTTAGATGTTTTAAAACAGTATCCGGAAATGAAACTGGATATACGTTCCCATACCGATAGCCGTCAGACTCACAAATATAACGAGGGATTATCTGACAGAAGGGCGAAATCGACTATTAAGTGGTTAGTTCAAAATGGAATAAATCCGAGCAGATTAGAAGGTAAAGGATATGGAGAAACACAACTGATAAACGGATGTTCTGATGGTGTAAAATGTACAGAAGAAGAGCATCAGGCTAATAGACGTAGCGAATTTATTGTTGTTGCTTTATAA
- a CDS encoding site-specific integrase — MKKINVSLRKKVISKGKISLYLDFYPPLLNTETNKLTRREFLKIYIFQKPKNQIQKIANIENLHTAELIHIRRQNELRKDDIYSEFEKEQLEFKRIGRGSFLEYFKNFADRKEGNNRQIWNSAIAHFEAFLINQDISFKNTTVILMNDFKEYLLKAKSRRNTGETLSQNTALSYHNKLKTTLKRAYKEGKLRNDINSGIDSIKEKESQRNFLTLSEAKKLFATPCSNMIVYNISMFSTLTGLRYSDIAKLTWSEVQYMEDDGFYIRFKQKKTEGLQTMPISNEAFEILGERTNEDDKVFEGLKKWDVDRVLPVWIALAGITKHITFHCFRHTYATLQIFSGTDIFTVSKMLGHKSVKTTQIYTKIIDEKKREASLRISLK, encoded by the coding sequence ATGAAAAAGATTAATGTATCATTAAGAAAAAAAGTGATCTCAAAAGGAAAAATATCACTTTACCTGGATTTTTATCCGCCGTTGCTGAACACTGAAACAAACAAGCTTACAAGACGGGAATTCCTAAAAATATATATTTTTCAAAAGCCAAAGAATCAAATTCAAAAGATCGCAAATATTGAGAATCTTCATACGGCCGAATTAATTCACATTCGCAGACAAAATGAACTTCGTAAAGATGATATATATTCTGAATTTGAGAAAGAGCAACTGGAGTTTAAAAGAATTGGACGAGGATCATTTCTGGAGTATTTCAAAAATTTTGCTGATAGAAAAGAAGGTAACAACAGGCAGATTTGGAATAGCGCTATAGCACACTTTGAAGCATTCCTTATAAACCAAGATATTAGCTTTAAAAATACGACAGTAATACTGATGAATGATTTTAAAGAATATCTCTTAAAAGCTAAAAGCAGAAGAAATACAGGAGAAACATTATCTCAAAATACTGCCCTTTCCTATCACAACAAACTTAAGACTACTCTTAAAAGAGCTTATAAAGAAGGAAAATTAAGAAATGATATTAATTCAGGAATTGATTCTATTAAAGAAAAGGAATCACAGCGAAATTTTTTAACACTTAGTGAAGCCAAGAAATTATTCGCAACGCCATGTTCAAATATGATTGTGTATAATATTTCTATGTTCTCTACATTGACTGGGCTTCGATATTCAGACATAGCCAAACTTACATGGTCTGAAGTCCAATATATGGAAGATGACGGATTTTATATCAGATTTAAGCAAAAGAAAACTGAAGGACTTCAGACTATGCCTATTTCAAACGAGGCATTTGAAATCCTTGGCGAAAGAACAAATGAAGATGACAAAGTATTTGAAGGTTTAAAAAAATGGGACGTAGATAGAGTACTGCCTGTTTGGATTGCTCTAGCTGGAATTACAAAACATATTACATTCCATTGTTTTCGACACACTTATGCAACATTGCAGATATTCTCAGGAACTGATATTTTTACTGTTTCTAAAATGCTTGGTCACAAGAGTGTAAAAACTACGCAGATATACACAAAAATAATTGATGAGAAGAAGAGAGAAGCTTCTTTGAGGATAAGTTTAAAATAA
- a CDS encoding helix-turn-helix domain-containing protein, producing the protein MKRYRFEDLPDIIGELLLKMNSIEKLLLENKVNNVVADDDLLTISEAAKLLKLSVATIYTKVCRNEIPANKQGKRLYFYRGELLNWIKSGRIKTITEIQLETETKFNSKNIYK; encoded by the coding sequence ATGAAACGATATAGATTTGAAGATTTGCCTGATATTATTGGAGAGCTACTCTTGAAAATGAACAGTATTGAAAAACTTTTACTAGAAAATAAAGTAAATAATGTTGTCGCTGATGATGATTTGTTAACTATTTCTGAGGCGGCCAAATTATTAAAGTTGTCTGTAGCCACTATTTATACAAAAGTGTGTAGAAATGAGATTCCCGCCAATAAACAGGGTAAGCGTCTCTATTTTTATCGTGGAGAATTATTAAATTGGATAAAATCGGGTCGAATTAAAACTATTACTGAAATACAATTAGAAACTGAAACTAAATTTAATTCAAAAAATATATATAAATAA
- a CDS encoding PorP/SprF family type IX secretion system membrane protein, which yields MKIKIIVLALISFAGYAQQDAQFTQYMYNTISINPAYAGSRGALSIFGLYRTQWIGLDGAPETSSFSVNTPINGSNLGVGVSFVSDKIGPTNENAISTDISYTIRTSANFKLSFGIKGTANLFNLDVNRLHPASQGDPKFQNLTNKFYPNVGAGVYWHSDKAYVGLSVPGFIETNRYDDNDVAIYKDKMNYYLMAGYVFDLDHYQYIKFKPAVLTKVVEGAPLQVDVSANFMFMDKFVAGVAYRWSAAMSAMVGFQISDGMYIGYGYDYETTNLNNYNSGSHEIFLRYEFLRKNDRITTPRFF from the coding sequence ATGAAGATTAAAATAATAGTTTTAGCGCTTATATCCTTTGCCGGTTATGCTCAACAAGATGCTCAGTTCACACAATATATGTACAACACCATAAGTATTAATCCGGCCTATGCGGGGTCCCGTGGAGCTTTAAGTATTTTCGGACTGTACCGCACCCAGTGGATTGGGCTTGACGGAGCTCCGGAAACAAGCAGTTTTTCGGTTAATACACCAATAAATGGCAGTAACTTAGGAGTAGGAGTTTCCTTTGTAAGTGATAAAATTGGTCCCACGAATGAAAACGCAATATCAACTGATATATCTTACACGATCCGCACATCAGCAAATTTTAAGCTCTCTTTTGGTATCAAAGGAACAGCCAATTTGTTTAATCTGGATGTTAACCGATTGCATCCTGCCAGTCAGGGAGATCCAAAATTTCAAAACTTAACCAATAAATTTTATCCAAATGTAGGAGCAGGGGTTTACTGGCATTCCGATAAAGCTTATGTTGGTTTGTCTGTGCCCGGATTTATTGAAACCAATCGATATGATGATAACGATGTGGCGATTTATAAAGATAAAATGAATTATTATTTAATGGCCGGTTATGTATTTGATTTAGATCATTATCAATACATAAAGTTTAAACCTGCCGTACTGACTAAAGTAGTTGAAGGTGCTCCTCTGCAAGTAGATGTTTCTGCCAATTTTATGTTTATGGACAAGTTTGTAGCCGGAGTGGCTTACAGATGGAGTGCCGCAATGAGCGCCATGGTGGGCTTTCAAATTAGTGATGGAATGTATATTGGCTATGGTTATGATTACGAAACCACCAATTTAAACAATTACAACTCAGGATCACATGAAATCTTTCTGCGTTACGAATTTTTAAGAAAAAATGATCGAATAACGACACCGAGATTCTTCTAA
- a CDS encoding fumarylacetoacetate hydrolase family protein, giving the protein MKLASIDNNTRDGELVVVNKELTKAIRVTEIAVTMQQAIDNWPINEKKLQDIYQQLNSGKLTIGSFDFTSVRVLAPIPRAYHWADASAYVTHVELVRKARNAELTESFWTDPLMYMGASDAFIGAYDAIEIENEEWGIDFESEVAVITDDVPAGVSAQDALNHIKFVTIINDVSLRNLIPNELSKQFGFYQSKPWTSFAPVIISVDELKDEFINGKLHLPLISILNDEIVGAPNAGVDMTFNFGELIAHAAKTRSLMAGTVIGSGTVANQGSPTGSSCIAEIRCLETIKDGKPSTPFMKFGDKIEIEMKNAVGDSLFGKINQRVKKYEKK; this is encoded by the coding sequence ATGAAACTAGCATCAATAGATAATAACACCAGAGATGGAGAATTGGTTGTTGTAAATAAAGAACTGACAAAAGCCATCCGCGTTACTGAAATTGCCGTAACCATGCAACAGGCAATCGATAACTGGCCAATCAATGAAAAGAAACTTCAAGATATTTACCAGCAACTAAACTCTGGCAAATTAACAATCGGTAGTTTTGATTTTACAAGCGTGCGTGTTCTAGCTCCAATTCCAAGAGCTTATCACTGGGCAGATGCAAGCGCCTATGTTACTCATGTCGAACTTGTTCGAAAAGCAAGAAACGCAGAGCTTACTGAATCTTTTTGGACAGATCCTCTAATGTATATGGGAGCCTCGGATGCTTTTATTGGAGCTTATGATGCCATAGAGATTGAAAATGAAGAGTGGGGAATTGATTTTGAATCTGAAGTTGCTGTAATCACTGATGATGTTCCTGCTGGTGTAAGTGCTCAAGATGCCTTAAATCATATTAAATTTGTAACAATAATAAACGATGTTTCACTCAGAAACCTAATTCCCAATGAACTCTCTAAACAATTCGGATTCTATCAATCCAAACCTTGGACTTCTTTTGCTCCTGTTATCATTTCTGTAGATGAATTAAAAGACGAATTTATTAACGGTAAACTGCACTTACCATTGATATCAATATTAAATGATGAAATTGTAGGGGCTCCCAATGCAGGCGTCGACATGACCTTTAATTTTGGCGAATTAATTGCCCATGCTGCAAAAACCCGTTCATTAATGGCCGGCACAGTTATTGGTTCAGGTACGGTGGCCAATCAGGGAAGTCCAACGGGATCCAGCTGTATTGCTGAGATCAGATGTCTGGAAACCATAAAAGACGGAAAACCTTCCACTCCATTTATGAAATTTGGAGACAAAATTGAAATTGAAATGAAAAATGCAGTCGGTGATTCCCTATTTGGTAAAATTAATCAAAGAGTAAAAAAATACGAAAAGAAATAA
- a CDS encoding tetratricopeptide repeat protein produces MKNHLLLYYTTIVSMFSFNCFAQNVSNLYLNQKKIGDSKTNVLAMTDKNYPGKKVAYYHVEEIINVKFGSHKTTYDVTDPELINTNNLGPNNTRTITPKFANAENNTLKLKAAKSRVIEDSSAITTTEIKKKKNVSVYIDVIKTYERMYNKGYRSVDMLKKTGNAYFFNGDMDSAAKSYADLFKMTSDLEPEYYYRFSLSLRSVGENDKANEMLKKFNELSGNTARE; encoded by the coding sequence ATGAAAAATCATTTACTCCTTTATTATACAACAATAGTTAGTATGTTTTCATTCAATTGTTTTGCGCAAAATGTCAGTAATCTTTATTTGAATCAAAAGAAAATTGGAGATTCAAAAACGAATGTCCTGGCCATGACAGACAAAAATTATCCCGGGAAAAAAGTTGCATATTATCACGTTGAAGAAATCATTAATGTAAAATTTGGGAGTCACAAGACAACCTATGATGTGACTGATCCTGAACTAATAAACACAAATAATCTGGGGCCTAACAACACTCGTACTATAACGCCAAAGTTTGCCAATGCAGAAAATAATACTTTAAAATTAAAAGCTGCCAAATCAAGGGTAATCGAAGATTCATCTGCTATTACAACAACGGAGATTAAGAAAAAGAAAAATGTTTCTGTTTATATCGATGTGATAAAAACATATGAAAGAATGTATAATAAAGGTTACAGATCGGTCGATATGCTGAAAAAAACAGGAAATGCTTATTTTTTTAATGGAGACATGGATAGCGCCGCCAAAAGCTATGCAGATTTATTCAAAATGACTTCTGACTTAGAGCCTGAATATTATTATCGTTTTTCGCTTTCATTACGATCAGTTGGAGAAAACGATAAAGCGAATGAAATGCTTAAAAAATTTAATGAATTATCCGGGAATACTGCCAGAGAGTAA
- a CDS encoding T9SS type A sorting domain-containing protein, translating to MKIIILFISLLINSKCISQIYFSPNTNMYVKNEVLYVQQGINLALNSNLYLRNNSQLLQGTIGNSTNSGLGTLSVYQRGTSDNFDYNYWCSPVGNASNSSGNENFGITLLSRPTTAIASVVSTILPVSNSDGTSNPLAIAPKWVYKLINANNYSQWVFVGGSTILAPGEGFSMKGTSGTDSTDPEGTGVTNNPGGSQRYDFRGKPNDGNITISLGANNATLTGNPYPSALHLNAFLLDPSNANTGGIAYFWEQDKTVNTHTLVNYKGGYGAYSPIGLGSNGVYVPATFNTYNPDGSVNNTGLSSGLVIQRKYSPIGQGFVISATASGTATFKNAHRAFYKQGSGLSQFEKHIPKEKSTKGIEVTEEISYLKLNVIINNEFTRQLALVFVSRATDGVDIGIDALGMDELPNDVNFLIENNNYIIQGLNFDAEKKIPIIVKATTNTTFKFKIPEVINWEASQMIYLYDALNNSFHDIKNGMYEVNLEKGVYTDRFKITFKDDKTLNTSDKNYNPFFINQDNINNSLKVSNPKNLSLRTFKLYEITGKVILHKENLGTEQNYIFSTNGLSNGVYIAQFLTLNNERFTEKIIILNSKN from the coding sequence ATGAAGATCATAATTCTATTTATTTCCCTGTTGATTAATTCAAAATGTATCTCACAAATTTATTTCAGTCCAAATACGAACATGTATGTAAAGAATGAAGTGTTATATGTTCAACAGGGTATCAACTTAGCTTTGAATTCTAATCTCTACCTACGTAATAATTCACAATTGTTGCAGGGAACAATAGGGAATTCAACTAATTCGGGATTGGGTACATTGTCAGTTTATCAAAGGGGAACTTCAGATAATTTCGATTACAATTATTGGTGTTCTCCTGTTGGAAACGCCTCTAATTCATCCGGAAATGAAAACTTTGGTATTACATTGCTGAGCAGACCTACCACAGCAATTGCTTCAGTAGTATCAACAATTTTACCCGTAAGTAATTCCGATGGAACTTCCAATCCTCTGGCAATAGCACCTAAATGGGTTTATAAACTCATAAATGCTAATAATTATTCACAATGGGTTTTTGTTGGGGGATCTACCATTTTAGCACCTGGCGAAGGTTTTTCAATGAAAGGAACAAGTGGAACTGATTCAACAGATCCTGAGGGAACTGGTGTTACAAATAACCCCGGCGGATCCCAAAGGTATGATTTTAGAGGAAAACCAAATGATGGCAATATTACTATTTCCTTAGGGGCTAATAATGCCACTTTAACAGGAAATCCATATCCTTCAGCTTTACATTTAAATGCTTTTCTCTTAGATCCTTCTAATGCAAATACAGGTGGTATTGCTTACTTCTGGGAACAAGATAAGACAGTAAACACACATACTTTAGTAAATTACAAAGGAGGCTATGGCGCATATTCTCCAATCGGTTTAGGTTCCAATGGTGTATATGTACCGGCCACTTTCAATACATATAACCCGGATGGCTCAGTGAACAATACTGGACTGTCTTCCGGACTTGTAATACAAAGAAAATATTCTCCAATTGGCCAGGGGTTTGTAATTAGTGCGACCGCTAGCGGAACTGCGACGTTTAAAAATGCCCATAGGGCATTTTACAAACAAGGAAGTGGTTTGTCACAATTTGAAAAACATATTCCTAAAGAAAAAAGTACTAAAGGAATCGAAGTTACTGAGGAGATTTCATATTTGAAATTGAATGTTATAATCAATAATGAATTTACCAGACAATTAGCCCTTGTATTTGTCTCTCGCGCAACAGATGGAGTTGATATTGGTATTGATGCGCTTGGTATGGATGAACTTCCCAATGATGTGAACTTTTTAATAGAAAATAATAATTATATCATTCAGGGTTTAAATTTCGATGCTGAAAAAAAAATCCCCATAATCGTAAAAGCAACTACCAATACTACCTTTAAATTCAAGATTCCCGAGGTAATAAATTGGGAAGCTTCGCAAATGATTTACCTCTATGATGCACTGAATAATTCTTTTCATGACATAAAAAATGGAATGTACGAGGTAAATCTTGAAAAGGGCGTTTATACAGATCGTTTTAAAATTACATTCAAAGACGATAAAACACTTAATACCAGTGACAAAAACTATAATCCGTTTTTCATTAATCAGGATAATATCAATAATAGCTTAAAAGTATCTAATCCCAAAAATCTTTCTTTAAGAACATTTAAGCTTTATGAAATAACCGGGAAAGTTATTCTGCATAAAGAAAATCTGGGAACAGAACAAAATTATATTTTTTCAACCAATGGATTAAGCAATGGAGTTTATATTGCCCAATTTTTAACCCTGAATAATGAAAGATTCACGGAGAAAATAATCATTTTAAACTCTAAAAATTAA
- a CDS encoding IS3 family transposase: MKKAKIYDRNFRVNAVKLGLETNLSKAAKELGIAPTNIYRWQNELQKYGEESFCGPGHFRTPEQKRFSELKRTLKQKLKDTEIEIEIFKKASKDIFEGKPMIFHFIENNLDIYPLWRMCKVLGIRENTYHKWKNQIISPRQRQTILLQEEITSIFHEYKSMYGNAKISAELQSRGFKLSRSRVTLYMKKLGLSSKVRRRDKATSSKFYNPCVFSNVLNRQFIAEEPSQIWVSGITNIETMNGFLFLTIIMDLFDKKIIGWSLSDGSTIKETSIPSWEMAVDNRKIKKGLIFHSDRSPQYANKLFTDKLKSCKEIRQSMSRTRNHLDNVVPISFFTSLKSELVALNMLLTKKQMEEKILEYIENPH; this comes from the coding sequence ATGAAAAAAGCTAAAATTTATGACCGTAATTTCAGAGTAAATGCAGTTAAATTAGGGCTTGAAACAAATCTTTCTAAAGCTGCAAAAGAGCTTGGTATAGCTCCTACCAATATCTATAGGTGGCAAAATGAACTTCAAAAATATGGTGAAGAAAGTTTTTGTGGACCAGGTCATTTTAGAACCCCTGAACAAAAAAGATTTTCCGAACTTAAAAGAACACTTAAACAAAAGCTTAAGGATACAGAAATTGAAATTGAAATTTTTAAGAAAGCAAGTAAAGATATCTTTGAAGGGAAACCAATGATTTTTCATTTTATTGAAAACAATTTAGATATATATCCGCTTTGGAGAATGTGTAAAGTTTTAGGTATAAGAGAGAATACGTATCATAAATGGAAAAATCAAATAATATCTCCAAGGCAACGCCAAACAATTTTATTGCAAGAAGAAATAACTTCTATATTTCATGAATATAAAAGCATGTATGGCAATGCAAAGATTTCAGCAGAGTTACAAAGTCGGGGCTTCAAATTATCACGTTCTCGAGTTACTCTCTACATGAAAAAACTAGGTCTTTCTAGCAAGGTTAGAAGAAGAGATAAAGCGACATCGAGTAAATTTTATAATCCTTGTGTTTTTTCCAATGTTCTCAATCGACAATTTATAGCTGAAGAACCTTCTCAGATTTGGGTTTCGGGAATAACCAACATAGAAACAATGAACGGATTTTTGTTTCTAACAATTATTATGGATTTATTTGACAAAAAAATTATTGGATGGAGTTTGAGTGATGGATCAACAATAAAAGAAACTTCTATCCCTTCTTGGGAAATGGCGGTTGATAATCGAAAAATAAAGAAGGGGTTAATATTTCATTCTGATCGATCTCCTCAATACGCTAATAAGTTGTTTACCGATAAATTAAAATCTTGTAAAGAAATCAGACAAAGCATGAGCCGAACAAGGAATCATTTAGATAATGTGGTACCTATAAGTTTTTTTACTTCCCTTAAATCTGAACTAGTCGCTTTAAATATGCTTCTGACTAAAAAACAAATGGAAGAAAAAATACTTGAATATATTGAAAATCCGCATTAA